Part of the Cryptosporangium arvum DSM 44712 genome, CCCGGACCGCTTTATCGACGCCGCGTTCGATCTCGGCGCGGACTTGCGTGTCGAGTCAGAGGCAACTCGCGCCGATTACACCCAACGCATCGTCCGGGGTGGGCTGCCCGAGGCGGTGAGCCGCAGCGACCCGCGTCGGCGTGCCCGTTTCCACGATGCCTACGTGCAGTCCCTCATCGATCGGGACGTCAGCCAACTCGCGGATATCCAGCGCAAAGACGAACTAAGGCGCCTGGTCCGCCTGCTCGCCGCCCGAACCGGCACGATCGTGCACGCCGACGGCAAAATCGGATCCGACCTTGGCCTGTCCCGACCGACGATCAGCCGCTATCTGCAGGCCCTGGAGGAGATTTTCCTCGTCAAACGAGTGCCCGGCTGGTCCCGGAACCTGGGAACACGCGCGACCGCGTCGTCGAAGCTGGTCTTCGTCGACTCTGGCATCGCCGCGCAGGAACTCTCCGTCGATGCCCGGGCGCTGCTGCGACCCGGCGGCCCCTTCGGTCCGTTGCTGGAGACCTTCGTGCTCTCCGAACTGGCACGCCAACGCACCTGGTCGGAGACGATGGTCGACCTCTATCACTACCGTGACCATTCGAAGTTCGAGGTCGATGCCGTCCTCGAGGACCGGCGTGGTCGGGTGGTCGGCGTCGAGGTCAAGGCAGCCTCCACTGTCGGCCCGGACGACTTCCGCGGCCTACGCCGGCTCGCGGACCGGCTCGCTGACGATTTCGTGCTCGGCGTTGTTCTCTACACCGGCACAGCAACGCTGCCCTTCGGCGATCGACTCCGGGCGATGCCGGTCAGCGCGCTGTGGCAAGCCAAGCCCGACGAATAGTCTGGCCAAACGACGGACGATCCGCGGACGACCACGTCCAGGCCCTCGCCAAAAATCGGCGGAGTTGCAGGTCAGCGCCGTGAAGTCAGATGAACGACGGAGGACTGTAAATCCGTCGGCTCAGCCTACGAAGGTTCGAATCCTTCACCCGCCACACACAGTACGAACGGCCCGCTAGCTGCGGAAACACGGCGGATTCCAGGGGTCGTCGCAACACCGGTGATTAGCTGGCTTCGGCCAGGAGCTTAGCGAGACGCTCGGCTGGGGTTTCCCAGCCGAGCGTCTCGCGTGGACGGCCGTTGAGTTCGACCGCGATGGTGTCGAGGTGGTCGCGGTTGTGGATGGCGAGGTCGGTGCTCTTGGGAAAGTACTGGCGGAGCAGTCCGTTGGTGTTCTCGTTCGAGCCGCGTTGCCAGGGCGAATGCGGGTCGCAGAAGTAGACCGGCATGTCGGTGGCGAGGCTGAACTGGTGGTGCAGGTGCATCTCGCTGCCCTGGTCCCAGGTCAGCGACCTGCGTAGATGCGCCGGAAGCGTGCTCATCGTGGCGATCAGACCGTCACCGACCAAGCCCGGAGTCCGGCCGGTGGGCAGGTGCACGAGCATCACGTAACGGGTGGCGCGTTCGACCACGGTGCCGATCGCGGACTTGTTGTCTTTGCCGATGATCAGGTCGCCTTCCCAATGCCCGGGCACCGCCCGGTCCTCGACCTCGGCAGGGCGTTCGCTGATCATCACCATCGGCGTGGCCATCCGCGGAGTGCGCGCCTGGGCCTGACGGCGGGGCCGGCGCATCGCCCTCCCGGTCCGCAACGCCGCGGCCAGTTCCCGGCGCAGTTCGCCGCGGCCCTGGACGTCAAGGGTCTGGTAGATCGTCTCGACAGACACGTGCATCTCCGGGCGGTCGGGAAGTCCCGCCGCAACCGTCGCATGATCTGTTCCGGACTCCACCGCAGATCCAGCCCGGCCTGAATGACCTGCCGTAACGCCAGGATCGTCGTGATCTTGCGCGCCTTCGGCCGCGGCCGGCGTGCCTGTGCGCGGGCGTGAGCGGCGTGCGGCCGGTACTGACCATTCGTCGGATGCCTGCGGCGGATTTCCCGGCTGACCGTCGAGGGCGCCCGGCTCAGCTCCGCAGCGATCGCGCGGCCGACGCCTTCTCCCGGAGCCGGTCGGCGATATGAAGACGTTCGTCCTCGGAAAGAAACCGGGACCGGCCAGACGCTGCCGGCACCTCGATCGGCGCCGCGGCCACGTTCCGTCCGGTCGGGTTACGGCCGTTACGCCAGCGCCGGCCCGTCTTCATGTTGATCCCGACGATCTTGCATGCTTCGCGACTACTCACGCCCTGACACACGAGCGCAAGGTAAACCTCACGCTCGCGCGTCAGACGACGACCCTGATTGATCGAACGATCCCGGACCTCAAACTCCATCGCACCCCCCAAGCAGGGATGTTGCAACGACTCCTAGAACCCAAGCAGCTAGCGGGCCGTTCGATTTCCGCTCGCTTGTGATAGCGGGCGGCAGGGTATCCGTCGCTAGCCGTCAGCAGCCGTCACTGGTTCCGGACGAATACCGGATGACGCACCAGCCGTCCGTGGGCCCCGCGTGTGGGCGTGTGTGGCCCCGACACGCCCGACGCTCGGCTCGAATAGCGCTCACCAGGAACCGAGCTGGCCACCCGGCCAGCGGCGCGAGCCACGGCCCCCGCCCGAGTCGCCTGCACGGTCCCTGTGCGGAGAACAGGACCACCCTGGCCACGCGCCGGCAGCATTCCTGAGCTGGGTAGGTTTCGGGTGAGACTGATGGTCGGCGGAGGAGCGCGGACGTTGAGTGAAGCCCGGATCGACCTCCGAGGCGGTCCCGCGAGCTACACCAACCTCACCGTCTACCGCGACAACAACCACCAGCTCCCAGCCACCGTCGAAAGGGACTGCCCAGGCTCTAGTTGACTCCTTGCCCTGTGAGGCCTTGGCCTCGCTGGAAGGATCAGCGTCATGCCCAAGCCGTTCCCGAAAGAGTTCCGGGCTGATGTCATCGCGGTCGCCCGTCAGGGCGACCGCACGATCGCCGAAGTCGCACACAGCTTCGGCATCTCCGAGTCCTGCCTCAACCGCTGGCTGAAGATCGCCAACCGCGAAGATGGCTCGGCCGGAACCTCCTCGTCGTCGGCG contains:
- a CDS encoding DUF4143 domain-containing protein, whose amino-acid sequence is MSPLIPRKVAGQVAEALVDTRVVLISGARQAGKSTLVRVVAGDHAGERRDLDKPQDRAAALTDPVGFVETESLLVIDEIQRAPDLLLAIKSAVDEDPRPGRYLLTGSSQLFGMAAAPDALPGRMETIELWPFSQGEIDGTPDRFIDAAFDLGADLRVESEATRADYTQRIVRGGLPEAVSRSDPRRRARFHDAYVQSLIDRDVSQLADIQRKDELRRLVRLLAARTGTIVHADGKIGSDLGLSRPTISRYLQALEEIFLVKRVPGWSRNLGTRATASSKLVFVDSGIAAQELSVDARALLRPGGPFGPLLETFVLSELARQRTWSETMVDLYHYRDHSKFEVDAVLEDRRGRVVGVEVKAASTVGPDDFRGLRRLADRLADDFVLGVVLYTGTATLPFGDRLRAMPVSALWQAKPDE